The following is a genomic window from Gammaproteobacteria bacterium.
GTCAACGCGGCGTACCCGTCAACTTGCGTCAGAGTGGCGACAGCGGCGCGCGCATAGCGATATCCACCCGCATTCGCAAATCGCCTTACTGGCATTTGTCGCAGCGCCACGGCTGCCACGCCTACGAAGTTTACAACCACATGTATCACCCGCGGGCCTATGTGAAACCCGAGGACGGCGGTCTGCTCAAGGAGTATGAATATCTCACTAACGATGTGACCTTGTGGAACGTTGCGGTCGAGCGGCAGATTCAGATCAAGGGCCCCGATGCGCTGGCGTTCGCCAACCTGTTGGTGACGCGCGACCTCACCGACAAATGCAAGGTCAACCAGGCGCGCTACGTGATTCTGTGCAACGAGCACGGCGGCATCATCAACGATCCCGTGTTGCTGAGAGTGGCCGAAGACGAAATCTGGCTGTCGATCTCCGACTCCGACGTGCTGCTGTGGGCGCAGGGCATTAACTACAAGGCCGGCTACAACGTGCAGATCACCGAACTGGATGTGGCGCCGTTGCAGATTCAGGGGCCGAAGTCCAAAGCGCTCATGCAGAAACTGTTGGGCGACGGCGTGCTGGACATCGCCTATTACGGCTTGTGGCAGACCACATTAGGCGGCATGGACGTAATCGTCTCGCGCACCGGTTTCTCGGCGGAGGTCGGCTACGAGATTTATCTTCGCGATGCGACCGCCAACGCGGATCGGCTGTGGAACCGCCTCATCGATGCGGGCAAGGAATTCAATTTGCAGGTGATCGCGTCCAGTCACATTCGCAGACTCGAAGCCGGCATCCTGTCTTATGGTCAGGACATGGACATTGAGACCAACCCGTTCGAAGTCGGTCTCGACTGGCAGGTGGATCTGGCCAAGCCCGACTTCATCGGCAAGCAGGCGCTGCTCGCGATTGCGAATCAGGGCGTGTCGCGGCGTCTCGTGGGTCTGCATTTCGGCGGCGAACCGATCACCTGGTACATTCCCGATTTCTGGCAGGTCAGCGACACCGCGAACCAGCGGCAGATCGGCTATGTAAGCAGCGCCTGGTATTCGCCCAAGCTCGGCTGCAACATCGCGCTGGCCATGCTGAACGCGCCACACGACGCGCCCGGCGGAATGGTTGCGATCGAACGCGAACAGGGCGCGCCGCCGGTGGAGGCCAAGGTCTGCAAGTTCCCGTTCTTCGACGCGACCAAGAAACTGCCAAAGTCGTAACGCGTAAATTCTTAGTTCACTCCCCCATTCGGGGGAGGGCCAGGATGGAGCACTGACATGTACCGCGCGCGTCTCTGGTCGGTGCGCCATGCGCGCCTGCTCGAAGCGTTTTATCAACGTTTCGAGAAAGTCCTGATCCGGCTGCATCCGCTATTCGAACGCATCGGCTATCAGCGCCTCGAACAACCGGTCGCGGCGACGGAAAAAGTCGTCAAAGGCTTTCTGTTCGACTGCCGGATGTGCGGGCGCTGTGTGCTCAGCAGCACCGGCATGTCGTGCCCGATGAATTGCCCCAAGAACATGCGTAACGGTCCGTGCGGCGGCGTGCGGCCGGATGGGTTTTGCGAGGTCAAACCCGACATGCGCTGCGTGTGGGTCGAAGCCTGGAAGGGCAGTCAGCGCATGCGCGACGGCGCGGCCATCGAGTCCGTGCAGATACAACTCGACTGGCGCCTGCAGGACAGCTCAGCGTGGCTGCGGGTAGCGCGCGAAAAAGGCGAACAACGCGTCGCCGCGAAGATACAATGACGTTGAGTAATTTTAGGTCGCCAATCCCTGGCGACGGCGCATGACTAACACTCTCCAGCCATGACATTCAAAGACGAACCACCGGAGCGCGGGACACCTCTGGCAATTCGTCCCGGCCACTCATCGACGGGACGCCTCGAGCGCGTGCTGCGCGCGGGGAATTTCGCTGTTACCGCCGAACTGTCACCACCCGATTCGGCCGACCCGGAAGAAGTCTACGCACGAGCGCGCGTGTTCGACGGTTTCGTCGATGCCATGAACGCAACCGACGGCGCCGGCGCCAACTGCCACATGTCCAGCGTCGGCGTGTGCGCGCTGTTAAGTCGCGTCGGTTACAGCACGGTTCTGCAGGTCTCCTGCCGCGACCGCAATCGCATCGCCATCCAGGGCGACGTGCTGGGCGCCGCCGCGATGGGTGTCGCCAGCATCCTTTGTCTAACCGGCGATGGCGTGCAGGCCGG
Proteins encoded in this region:
- a CDS encoding aminomethyl transferase family protein; its protein translation is MEHIESLEADYNAVPIQSSADQHLVVVDDDYSDRLLVNGQRGVPVNLRQSGDSGARIAISTRIRKSPYWHLSQRHGCHAYEVYNHMYHPRAYVKPEDGGLLKEYEYLTNDVTLWNVAVERQIQIKGPDALAFANLLVTRDLTDKCKVNQARYVILCNEHGGIINDPVLLRVAEDEIWLSISDSDVLLWAQGINYKAGYNVQITELDVAPLQIQGPKSKALMQKLLGDGVLDIAYYGLWQTTLGGMDVIVSRTGFSAEVGYEIYLRDATANADRLWNRLIDAGKEFNLQVIASSHIRRLEAGILSYGQDMDIETNPFEVGLDWQVDLAKPDFIGKQALLAIANQGVSRRLVGLHFGGEPITWYIPDFWQVSDTANQRQIGYVSSAWYSPKLGCNIALAMLNAPHDAPGGMVAIEREQGAPPVEAKVCKFPFFDATKKLPKS
- a CDS encoding methylenetetrahydrofolate reductase C-terminal domain-containing protein — translated: MYRARLWSVRHARLLEAFYQRFEKVLIRLHPLFERIGYQRLEQPVAATEKVVKGFLFDCRMCGRCVLSSTGMSCPMNCPKNMRNGPCGGVRPDGFCEVKPDMRCVWVEAWKGSQRMRDGAAIESVQIQLDWRLQDSSAWLRVAREKGEQRVAAKIQ